One window of Phalacrocorax carbo chromosome 1, bPhaCar2.1, whole genome shotgun sequence genomic DNA carries:
- the FILIP1L gene encoding filamin A-interacting protein 1-like isoform X3: MVVDEQQRLTEQLNQQSKKIQELTTSAEQTHEKLAFAEAKVQEEEQRASRLEAELQAQSSKISQDQAAMMAKLTNEDSQNRQLRLKLTALSRQIDELEETNKSLRKAEEELQDLRDKINKGDCGNSMLMTEVEELRKRLLEMEGKDEELIKMEDQCRELNRKLEKEASQSKNLKGEVDKLNKRIMELEKLEDAFNKSKQECYSLKCNLEREKMLTKQLSHELDGLKARIGELEAIESKLEKTEFTLKEDLTKLKSLTVMLVDERKTMGEKIKQTEEKLQAATSQLQVEQNKVMSVTEKLIEESKKALKSKSDAEEKVSSVTKERDELKNKLKAEEEKGSDLVSKVNILRKRLQSLEAVEKEFLKNKLKESTKSSTTLQQENNKIKELSQEVERLKQKLKEMKAIEDDLMKTEDEFESLERRYVNERDRAKLLSEELEAVKMEVARYKLTEKAESSQEQRLFKKLKEEEAKSSHLSREVDALKEKIHEYMATEDLICHLRGDHTVLQKKLLQQENKNRELGREMESLTKELERYRRFSKNFRPGLNGRRISDLQVCSKEVQTDPADNEPPDYKTLMPLERTVINGQLYEDSDNEDKDNNEEEQTVSFKSNSPIANSVNKKLWIPWMKSKESHPQNGKIHTKQNGNCAQTGDLVLSHTPGQPLHIKVTPDHGQNTATLEITSPTTESPHSYTSTAVIPNCGTPKQRITIIQNASLTPVKSKSEGYISPEQVISPITMATFARSQTPESCGSLTPERTMSPLATPGSGSQEPILSSESLEMGAKHTIFRVSPDRQSSWQFQRSNSTGSSVITTEDNKIHIHLGSPYVQALTNSKPISPCNPVQDNRNPALANGLPSKPTNKITSSITITPTATPLPRQSQITITDAFRHSIPTRIPKPKPTSTTKVPVKIPAGHLNKPLQDGSSAKLRIIRTVSKTCLQSGGRRVHSNSLNGSTDNLWENSFHIGVSLRTAKS; the protein is encoded by the coding sequence ATGGTGGTGGATGAACAGCAAAGACTCACTGAGCAGTTGAAtcaacaaagtaaaaaaattcaAGAATTAACCACTTCTGCAGAACAAACACATGAGAAGCTGGCTTTTGCTGAAGCAAAAGTTCAGGAAGAGGAACAGAGAGCCAGCAGGCTGGAAGCTGAACTCCAAGCACAAAGCAGTAAGATTTCCCAAGACCAAGCAGCAATGATGGCCAAACTAACCAATGAAGACAGTCAGAATCGTCAGCTCCGGTTAAAATTAACTGCTCTCAGCCGACAAATTGATGAGCTGGAAGAGACCAATAAATCTTTACGAAAAGCAGAAGAAGAACTGCAAGACCTAAGGGATAAGATAAATAAGGGAGACTGTGGGAACTCCATGCTTATGACCGAAGTAGAAGAACTACGGAAAAGACTGctggagatggaaggaaaagatgaagagcTCATAAAAATGGAAGATCAATGCAGAGAACTTAACAGAAAGTTAGAAAAAGAAGCATCACAGAGCAAGAACCTTAAAGGGGAAGTTGACAAACTCAACAAAAGAATTATGGAGCTGGAGAAATTAGAAGATGCTTTCAACAAGAGCAAACAGGAATGCTACTCCCTAAAATGCAacctagaaagagaaaaaatgttaacaaaGCAGTTGTCCCATGAGCTGGATGGCTTAAAAGCTAGAATTGGTGAGCTTGAAGCAATTGAAAGTAAGTTAGAAAAAACTGAGTTTACGCTTAAAGAAGATTTAACAAAGCTGAAGAGCCTAACAGTGATGCTTGTGGATGAAAGAAAAACTATGggtgaaaaaataaagcaaacagaagaaaagctgcaagCTGCAACTTCTCAGCTTCAGGTGGAACAAAATAAAGTGATGTCCGTTACAGAAAAACTAATTGAGGAAAGCAAAAAGGCGCTGAAATCAAAATCtgatgcagaggaaaaagtgtCCAGTGTTACAAAAGAAAGAGatgaactgaaaaacaaactcaaagcagaagaggaaaaaggaagtgaTCTTGTTTCCAAAGTGAATATTCTAAGAAAAAGACTTCAGTCACTGGAAGCTGTTGAAAAAgagtttcttaaaaataaacttaaggAGAGTACTAAATCCAGCACCACCTTGCAGCAGGAGAACAACAAAATCAAAGAGCTTTCTCAAGAAGTTGAGAGGCTTaagcagaagctgaaagaaatgaaagcgATAGAAGATGATCTTATGAAAACTGAAGATGAATTTGAGTCTCTAGAACGAAGGTATGTCAATGAACGGGACAGAGCCAAGCTTCTAtcagaggagctggaggctgtGAAAATGGAAGTGGCTCGGTATAAATtaacagaaaaggcagaatcCAGTCAAGAGCAGCGTCTTTTTAAGAAGCTCAAGGAAGAGGAAGCTAAATCAAGCCATCTTTCCAGAGAAGTAGAtgcactgaaagagaaaattcatGAATACATGGCAACAGAAGACCTAATCTGTCACCTTCGAGGTGATCATACAGTCTTACAGAAGAAACTCCTCCagcaagaaaacaagaacaggGAGTTaggaagagaaatggaaagcCTCACAAAAGAGTTGGAGAGGTACAGACGCTTCAGCAAGAACTTCAGGCCTGGTCTCAATGGAAGGAGAATTTCTGATTTGCAAGTTTGCTCTAAAGAAGTCCAGACTGATCCAGCAGACAATGAACCACCCGATTACAAAACCCTCATGCCTTTAGAGCGAACAGTCATAAACGGGCAGCTATATGAAGACAGCGATAACGAGGACAAAGACAACAATGAGGAGGAACAAACAGTGTCTTTCAAAAGCAACTCTCCCATTGCAAATTCCGTGAACAAAAAATTATGGATCCCTTGGATGAAGTCCAAAGAGAGCCATCCTCAAAATGGAAAGATCCATACCAAGCAAAATGGAAACTGTGCACAGACTGGAGACCTAGTGCTAAGCCATACACCTGGCCAACCTCTTCATATAAAAGTAACTCCAGACCACGGACAGAACACAGCAACACTTGAAATAACTAGTCCTACCACTGAAAGTCCTCACTCCTACACAAGCACAGCAGTTATACCCAACTGTGGCACTCCGAAGCAAAGAATAACCATTATTCAAAATGCCTCCTTAACACCTGTAAAATCAAAATCAGAAGGTTACATAAGCCCAGAGCAAGTAATTTCTCCTATTACTATGGCTACTTTTGCAAGATCTCAAACTCCTGAATCATGTGGCTCTTTAACACCTGAAAGAACAATGTCCCCTTTGGCTACACCAGGCTCAGGTTCTCAGGAACCAATACTCTCCTCAGAGTCTTTGGAAATGGGAGCCAAGCACACCATTTTTAGAGTATCCCCAGACAGGCAGTCATCGTGGCAGTTTCAGAGATCTAACAGTACAGGATCAAGTGTAATAACTACTGAGGATAACAAAATCCACATCCATTTAGGAAGTCCTTACGTCCAAGCTCTCACCAATTCCAAGCCCATCAGCCCTTGTAATCCGGTGCAAGACAACAGAAATCCAGCACTAGCTAATGGCCTACCCAGTAAGCCCACCAATAAAATCACCAGCAGTATTACTATCACACCaacagccactcctctcccacgGCAATCACAAATTACA